Sequence from the Strix uralensis isolate ZFMK-TIS-50842 chromosome 1, bStrUra1, whole genome shotgun sequence genome:
CTCCCCAGTTTGGCTAAATAAGGATGATTTCACAGAAATGCAATCTAGTGATAAGAAGCTCCTGAAGCAAGACTGAGGGCTTGATTCACCCACTAGTTCAATACACTAGAACCAAGCTGGAGTTCAAGCCAATCCAGAGAAGGCAATTGTTAGGTGAGACAGAGAATGTATAGACCTTCTAGTTAAGTGTTGGGACAAAGGAAGCACCAGCATAAATTCAGGAGTCACTAACTCTTTAGATACTGGCAGTCACACACTCACATGCCTAGAAGTGCTGTCACATAAGACATCAACACATcctataaaattttattttattgtttcttcatGGAAGTGTCTATCCTGTACAGACATGTAAGTGTACAGAAACCAGCTACAGGGTAAGTGGTAAGCATTGCTCCCAGGAAGCTATTTCATCATGACTATTTTAACATAACTTTAGTTGTTTTTCCATCtcaaaatgtcataaaaatactAAAGGTACATttcaaatacagtaaaaaaaaaaaaaaaaaggaaaaaaaaagcttaagttGCTGTACATTTAACAGCAGCTGGATTTCTGCTTGCTGTGAAAGTGCGAGCAAAGTGTGAGCAAAGCCAATGGCACTGACCTTCCCATCACAGGGAGAGCAACAGATTCTTGACAGTCTCCAAGGCAAAACAAGGGAGACCTTGCAAACATCTCTCTGTAGAGGCTCTAAACAATAGCAAAGGTTCTTTCCCAGGGTTGAATTTCTCTATTCCTTTGGCACACTTTCCCAAAAGGGCTGGGTCCTTTGAGGTTATCTGCAGTGTGCTTATGCTCAAAGCATTAACATGCCTGTTAGCTCTGTACCTTTAGCATACTTTTACTGTTATTAAAGAGTGAATATAACTTGGATAAAGAGGATCTTGGAAATGAGATATTGGACTGAGGTGAGGAAAACCAGGGGTCTAGGCTCTAATCTCTTCTCATGCCACTTCAGGCAAGCAACATGCTTCATATTTCTATTAACCATATATGCTTCGTTCATAAGCTTTTTGagattatttctttccttgcatATGTAAGTATAGAATAGCAGCACTGTCGAGCATTTTCCTAAGCCAGAATGCCTTGGCACTACCAGCTACACACTAAGCATTTTAACTACTATGACAAGGCTAATTTTGCAACCCCCTCTATTAATAAAAGAATTGAAAACATTAGGTGGcaactttcctttttattttttgagaataCTGAGCTCTTAAATAAGTACATCAGTCTTTGGCTGCACTGACTCTCAGCTTCCCAAACACAAGCTCGTACTTCTTTGTGCATATGTTAGTGATTTCCAGCCACATGGGGCATAACATTCCCTTGTGCCATTAACACTCTTGGGAAGAAACTACCGTCAGCAAGCAAGTTGTGAGAACTGCAGCATGTGTGTTGAGTTTGCTGTCAGCCGCTGCAGAGGCTGTTGGATACAGCTGTGGAGCACAGGAGTATTTTTAATTGCCTCCAAGAATTAAAGTAAGACTGCATTCAAGATCATCTCACCAGCTTTAAGTATGCCAACTGAAGAAAGCTTAGGGGAAAACAAGGCGTGTGCTGGTTGTCAAACTATTTTAGTAATAGAGATTAAGCACTATTTTGAACATCATATTGAAAGTGAATGGGTATGATACCAACCAAGGTGTGATACTGTTAGTAAGCACATTCACATACCATTCCAGTCCACAAGTTACATACCTATTTTCCATTGGCAGCCACTTCCAGCCCAAAGGCAGAGCACAGATTTAGTCCCATCAGCTTCTGGTCGATTCAGTACAATGTCACCACGAAGTACTGCAGGATCCCTGAACTCCTTGCAATCCTGGACTCACCTCATGAAAATTCATGAGGGAGTCACAGACAGAAGTTCTCCCTTTCCAGGACACATCTACACTGGGAGACGATGGCAGAGGGCTCTTACAGATTCGCAGGAAAGCCACACAAAGATGCTGTAGACTGTGACAGCTATATAGGCACAAGGCTTGGTAAACTACTGCAAATATGTTACCTGCCTGGCCCCTTGCAGTGCTTCAGCTATTTAATCTAAAAAAGCCTGCCTTCTTTTTAAGCCAGAGTACTTAGCTGTCCTTCCTCTGTGCAAAAGAATACACTGTATTTTGACATGTTGTGCATGAAATTGACTCCTTCGCATTAAGGGTGGAAAAGCTTGATGTTGGTGCAAGATTCATGTAAGTGAATGACCTGATCTAAACCCAACAGAACTACTCCCGCTTGTTCCAGTAAGCTTTCCATGGGTGCACAACTGCCCATCAGTATCCCCAGCATGGTATAGGAACCTTgtatttctgaataaaataaagGATAAGAATTATATAAGTCTGTAAAGTGAATCATCCTCACTGCATGGAGAGtatatgaaataatttctatCATTTTAAAACACCATTTCCCTTATTTACTAAACACAAGCCCACTCGTGCCTCTGGTATGTGTACAAGTTGCGTTTCTATTTAACATTGCCCACTTCTCTCAGAACTTCTGCTCAGCCTAAGAGTTTATTAATGGGCAAACCAAATATGCTTCTTTAACTAGTTTTACGAATCCTGAGCTCTGCACTGAAATTGTTGTCTGTATCTGGCAAGGATACCACTCAGCAGAAACTGAAATTATTCAGCAATTCTGCTGAATAAAAATGGGGCAAACAGGCAAAACTattgaaaaatgttctttatgcTAGGCTAAACTCGCCCCAGCTACACAAGTTTACCCATATTTGAAATACACAGTATTGGCCTTCTGTGGCACCTGCAGTTCATCTCCCACACAATGGCAACAGGGAAAAGAACAAAGTGTATTATCACTAGGAATATTTTAACAGGACTAGGATTAAATTTAATTGCCTTATTTTAAAAGATCAGATTATCAAATCCACTGTCTTACTCCTAGTTAAAACCCAGTCAGCATGCCTCTGGCTCTTTAAAATAGCAAGAGgccatttttttcacattaagtCAGGCAAAAGCCATTTCTACTTTGCCCAGGATAAAACATATATGAGATGTGCTGTTCATTTGCCACTTCTTCCAACCTCACCTGTGTATGACTGTGGCTGTTGAAGTAAGAGTTTATGGCAGCATGTTTCTAGGATGAGGTTGATGGTTCGTTCTTTGCCTCTACTTCACTATAAATAGGACAGTAAACAGCCCCAGATGTAACACTTCTTATCGAAGTGTAAGAATCTCCTTCACCTAGTTCCCAAGGgataaaaatgaagatttaatCAGGCTTTacacttttatattttttaaattatttaacttttattaCTGTTGCACCATTTATACAATTACATATAATTTCAATGCATCCATtgtacattttgttttttcatttgttttccaatGAGTGTGTGTTGGTGTCTGTGACACAGAATGGAAGAGAAACTGGAACTGCAATGAACGCAGACTTTTTCATTTCCACTGACCAATAAACAGAACTACAGGTGCACCCAACCACGGACATGCATTAACTCGTCATGAGAAATCTAGGTAGGCTAAGTAGGATGAGAATGCTTTTTACTCCCAAAAAATATTTGGAGAGGAAGAATTGGAGGATTGGCATTGAGAAATATGTGGACAGCTAAGTGGGTTTTGTCTGAAAGTTGGCATTCATCCACtgcataaaaaaaatatcaaaataagaaaggctgtaaataaaaaaaccacagaaaatactgctttcatAAAGATCTGATTGCCTTGGCACAAACCTAGTGGGCAGAATCAAACGCATCACTCCCAAACCCCAttacagaacaaaaagaagaTTTTGATACATTGGTGGAGTGCATTTACAGCAGTTCAGATACAAAAGATGTGCTGTACTTTCAGACatccatttattttacttttttttttttttaatccaggaCTTGTGTCAAGTTGGCAGAAAGTATATTAGATATTTCCCCACAAAAATACTATTTGgattctcccccctccctccctcccaactTGATGGGAcatccttttcattttttcttttctttttttctcctttcctttctgggCAATACATATTTGTTATTTCAGATCTGAAACGAGTTAGtatagctgaaaaaataaaaaaaagacacaggTTGTTTTAAGTGGTTGTTTCAACAGGCTGTCCAATTTAATCTTGCACTGCTATGGTTTGATCCGAATTAGTCGCTGGAACTTCAGAAGGTTTCGCTTCCTCTGGTGGGGCTGCAGGGTCCGAGGCCTTAGCAGTGGAACTAGGTGCTGCTGTTGCCGCGGTCTCCTTGGAAGAAGGTGCAGCCTCGCTGCTGCTAGGTTTTGAGTCTGAAGCTGGGGCCACTTCACTTTTAGTTTCTTGGGCTGCAGGTGTTGCGGGAGCCTCAGTCTTTTTGGCTTCCCCTTCCTCTTTGCTCTTGTCATCTGCTTTACTGGGAGCTGTGGCTTCTGAAGGCTGGGAAGCTTTTGCATCATTGCTAGGCTCAGAAGTTTTGGGTGCTTCGCtactggcagcaggagcagaggctgcagtcGGCTCCTCTTGCTTGGCTGCCTGTTCGTTGTTCTTCTGTGGCTCTACTTTCGCATCGACAACAGCCTCTGACTTCTCTGGTTCTGGTTTCTGGGTTTCTTCCTGGGTCgctgttttctccttctccccttctttttcttctgtcttattTGCAGCGACCTGAGTATCCTTTTCACCCTTCTCCTCCTTgttgttttccttcacttctgtGGTCTCTGTGGTTTGCTGGGCATCCTCAGCCTCCTTTGGAGTCTCTTCTTCCTCAGTTGCTGCTCCTTCAGCCTTCTTGTCTTTGTCTTTAGCTTTTTCATCATTGACACTGTACCCCTTCTTCTTCTTGCTCAGTTTGCCTCCCATGTTGGAGCTCTGtaacagaaaagggaaggagatgGTTACCCAAAGCTCAGCATTTATCACTGAGAGAATGAAAATCAGATCAGCTGAGGTGCAAGAGAAAAATGGATGCTCGCTCCCGAAAAAGAGACTACATCAGGTTTGGTCAAATGTTATCAGCTGAACGCACTGATGCTGCTGAGCACCACCACTGCTGAGCTTACGTCCCACCAGCCCTGCAGCATTTCAGTCAGCAAACCCCCTTCTGCCACATCCCCCTAGGAACAGTCCCTCTCTAAATCCCTCTAACTCTGGTTACTTTTCACGGGGGAGGGTGGGAGTAACAAGATGATAGAGGACTAACATACATCACAATCTCTTGTCTTGAAAAAGGGATATAAAGGGTGGAAGTAGAAAAAAGCCGCGCTTATATTCAGGTTGGGTGCAAACTGAATTTGACTGTCAATTTTGGCATCCACCCCTCATTAACACAAAGTCCACTAGCACTCTAGCAAAGGCTATGAACAAGCTTTTCATTAAGGTTTGGAAAATCAAAGCAAGCCCAGAGTCAGTGAGAAAGCTAATGTTCTCCATAAGACAGAAGACTGCATCTACTCACTCCACTCTCACTGTCTGTTTTCAAGCATGACAAGCAATCAAGTACACAGTTTAGTTGTTTAAAAGAAGTTGAGCATATGTGTAACCGTATGAGTATTTATATACACTTTATGTAGGAGTCTTAACTAAGAATataaaaaatttttcacagtactTCAAAGCCAACTTTGTCTATTAAAACAGAAGGAGACACAGATACATTGGGTCATTAATGAAGACGAAAACCTCTATGATTGGCTAAAACATTACACTTCcggtaataaaaaaaatattcatactCAAtgaaaggttaagaaaaaaatttcctagTCTTGTACTATTTGAAATGAAGAGAAGGTGATTTTTTCAAAGTACTGTCAAACAAGTGTTTAATTTAAGAGCTCCTCCAGGGGAGATgaatcattctaattttctgttttgcaaaggtAGATAGACTTATAGGCCCTATATTTTTCACACAGTTGCCAAAATTATGACTACAAACCAGGAAAAATTCATACAAGAGCTCATAGAAGGCTGAATATTAAATGGTTTTAAATACCACCAAGAACTAGCTGCCTCTCAGCAGACTTTCTGCTAACACAGATACAAGGCTCAGGCACAGCCCAACAGCAAACTTTCCACATGTCTTGGGCAAAAAGGAGGTATTATCGTCAGCAGAGACCTTTCTGATTTCagctctcaaaaagaaaaattatttgcaaatactgTTGAAGGGTTAGCACACAGCTCTACAAAATGGTAATGTAATGTTACTGAAACACTACTTTGTTGTCTGAAATCTTATGGGGAACAGCAATAAAAGGATTAATTTCCACAGAGCCACAGCTGAGCAATCTAATCTCTACCTTCATGGCAAATACCAGCTTTTTAGGTATTTAGGGCAGGCTATAAACATGAGTTTGTTATCTGACAAATTTACAGGCTTCTTGATACTCCATAAATATTGCTCCAGATTATTGTTTACATACAGTTACAATCAAATAGTTTGAAAGGGCTTTTGCAAGTCAGCAGGATCAGAGATTTATGCTGAAGTCATGTGTGTATCCCAATCTGCAATCCTTAATTAAGCCTGTATTTGTTTCCCGGCAAAGCCCAGGTACTGTAAGCCTAATTTCATTTGCTgcatcttctgtatttttccagattttgctaTTTCCATGGATAGTAGTAACTCACcacaatttatattttcttccacaaaaagCTTTTAACCTCAGATACAGCTGGCTACAGAATGTGTATGCCAAAGGACCTTTTAATAACCAGAGAAGCGTGCATATGAGAAATGTGCTCCCAAACTATGAAAAGAAATATGCACTGTCTTTGCTTGGAGGTATACTGTGAAATCCCTGTGTCTCAATTTGCATCACAGCCAGCTGGCTCAAGATACTGGAGCAGAAGATCAGGAAGAGGTTCAGAGACTATCATTATGCTCTATTAGTAAATATTTACAGTTACAAATGGACTGCCATCTTCCAGCACAGTTTCAGCTACTTTATAACAGAACAGATTCGCTCTTTGTGACACTGAATCTCACATTTCCCTATTTAAAAGCCACCTAGATCATCATCATAATAGCTATGACAGGCTATCACGCAAAAGCACAGCAATCATCAGGGTCATTGCCCAACCCTGCAGGTAGCAAGGCTACAATGTTCCTCTCCTCCTACATCTGAATTACAAAtactcctctccccacctcacacacaccccacccccaccccacccccccccaccccggatAACAACATATCTGGGCTCACGTTCTCCAGAAACAGCTCCCACATGCTCCACTGCCTCAAACAGATGCTGATCTAGTCCCTGTCCCACCTTACTGCATCTGAACCGTCCAGTGCAAAGTCTCAGGATGCAGCAGACACAAAGCAGgcctttaaaagtattttaaaattacaaccAGTTATACCTGGAAGAAAAGTAGCATGTAGATCAAGGCGCTTAAACATCTCTGTGACTGTGCTGGGTATTCTTGCAGGGATAATCCTGCCTGGAGCCACATGAAAGTGAATCTCAGTGAAACATCTCACAAGTGAAACTGACAGTGAGGTGCATTAAGCATTCATACAAGGTTAAATCCACTCAGTATTACTACCTACGTATTAAGACTTGCAAGAGTCCAGACCTCTTTGCTGCCCCCATCAAAGACTCAAGTCTAACAAAAAGGAGATACCCTGTCTGTCCCAGTGAGACACATGGCCCCAGCTCTATTGCCCAGCCTCTCCCAATCCCCCTGCCTCTTCCTACTACCCATAACCATTGCATCAACCTTGTGAATGACAgacccaaaaaaaaaatttgccgACAACTATTTACCACACAGGCTAAAACCCAGTATGGCTTCAGTTATTTCCACTACCATTGGCACGTAGTGGTTCTGAACTAGCTCTAGCAGCTACCAGCTGAGTGCGAAGCACTTTGTAGGAAGCATGTCCAAAAGGAAGATCCTTGAAAATTTTGGTGCTGAGCACCACTCCTGTAAAATGGCACAGCATTTGATGGCTGTGCCTCTTCACTACTGGACAGAAAAGGGTCTAAAGAGAAACAGTCTAGAAGCAGATTTTATATAAGAATTTGCAATATATCACTTCTTTTCAGGGAACTTCGATGAACCAGTTGGCAGACCAGTGCTTCAGAAGAGCAAGGTCAGTACACCGCTTAGAAGTTTTAATAGACTTTATCTGCTTCTCAGCATGCTCAGTATTCCTTGACTGTATGTATTGCTCTTCTcatggaagaagaaacagatcTAGAGACCACTGTGGAGGACTTCTACAACAGGAGCAAggatttcttcagttttaagagCTGCTTTTCATTGTGCTTACCCTGAAGTTTCCATTCTCCTgcagaaagcaggaagagaactggagagcttgcacaggtATTTCTCTTATTGTATGGAAGGAATAATCTGACTATATCTGTATTACAAAATATCATGTCTACAGGTCACCTAAAGCATATGAAGCACTTTGAAAACTGAATATTTGTGATAATCAGGACTTCTTGGGATAACAGTGTCAAAAAGAGTTAATGTCAGTAAGACCATAATACAGCAAGAAGAAGAACTCAGAACATTTCAGATTTTACACCTGAAGACTGAGCTGATCTGATGAAGATGAGTCCCTGGAACACAGCATACATCTGTATAGtttgggaaaataaatattatttcaaagttttatatTTCAAATTGTGATTCTATATTGAAAGAGTCCCTAGAATTAGACTCTTACTATCTCTCTCTTTTGTCAGTAAAGATTTGCCTGCCCAGTTAAGATTTCTTATGTGCTTATAAATCTCTAAACATTTCATTTAGTACACACTTTCACATCTCATGAGAGGGTCTGGTTATTACGAGAATGGACTTGCTATACCCTCAATCTCAGTACAGAGAACAGTGTATCAGGAAAGGACAAAACACAGCTAGCACCTGTATACTCTGACTGCCAAAGCTAAACTTCCAAAGCTCCTGTTCAACTTCATGCCAAGTGTGGGGAGCTCAGTCCACCTCCAGAAAAACCAGTTCAGGAATATGCTAGGTATCTTCTGAAATCCCATTGCCTTCAGCGTAATGTAGGCACACGCAGTGGGTCAGGCCAAAGTAGCCCTTGCACAAGCCTGTTCCCAGGCATGAGTTATCTCATATTGCCTGCAGACAAGAGCTGTAAAATGCACATCCCTCCCTACGCAGCACTTCAACACTCCAAATCAAAGGAAATACCGATCCCAGAAACTGGCCCACCCCCCAGCTgctcaaaataaatgaaaagatcTTGAAGAAACCACTACATCTCTGTACCTCGTTGATTCACCCTACacctctcttaaaaaaaaaaaaaaaaacaaaaaaaacaaacaagtttttaTAAAGAGACATATAGGAACTTAAGGAAACAAGGAATTTCCAGACacaatttttgaaagattttctgaaacttttatgaaagaaaaaaaaaagatcttactACTTCTCAAAATATGCAGTACAATTTCATGCTTCCCATTCTACACATGCACACTCAGAGCCACTCCTGTCTCACCAGTCCAGCTCAATCAGTTTACCAGGTTAATGTTAAAAGATGCCTGTAGCGTACCCCTAGATAGAATTAGACTAGCTAGCCTTGTCTTTTAgctaaaaagccatttttttctgttctttctcaatTATTCTCAcacatcttccttttcctctgatGTTACTTGGAATTAACAGGACAGAAAGGCTAGGTCTCTCAGGTTCTGGCCTCTTCACACATCAGTAGTAGTGAccttttcttgttcttctcttgtccttctctcccttcccttcccttcccttcccttcccttcccttcccttcccttcccttcccttcccttcccttcccttcccttcccttcccttcccttcccttcccttcccttcccttcccttcccttcccttcccttcccttcccttcccttcccttcccttcccttccctcttctcttctttctcctctttatctttctcctttctcctttctcctacTTTCTTCTTTCCTACTCTACCCTCTTGTTCTGTGTTCCTTATTGTTTCAGAGCAGCGATGGGAACTGGCTCTCCTACAGTCAGACTGGTTGTGGTGCTGGTGCAAGGGAGGCAGCAGGAAGCACACACTTGACCACCTCTCCCTTACAAAGAGAGGTCTGGGGGTGGCACACAGCTGTGCCCCCAGGGGCCAGGCACCTCACAATATGCCACACCTGCAGGACTGTGAGCAGCACACCGCCTTCACATGGCACTTACATCTATCTGAGGGTAACAAGATGCTAGTTCATTAAATGCACACAACAAAACATGCCCTGTGGTCTCCACATGCCCTGGTTGTTCAAGCCAACTCCTTAACACTCAAGAATTTGGTGTGTTTATTGCTGTGAGACACACAATAATAAATTGGGAACATCTCAGCTTGGCACTTGTGCTGCTTTCTTCATGGACAACAGATGATAGATTTTTGTCCTTTCCTCAGCATGTGCACAGTCCTGTAACTACTGTGGtgcctctttccttcctccaaagCCTCATGAATCTCAAGATTTAGTGAAGGAGTATAAAAAACAGTGaatgtttaaaacacaaaaattgtGTTCACTTGGTTTTCTAACCTTGATCTTCAGAAGAAGCCAATTCTGATTTTGGTACTGgcctgttttcttttaatatgcaGCCGATAAAGGAATTCTAAGAAGTAATAATGCCAAGTCTAAGGGTTCAATTCTCAGTCAGATTTCAGTTTTATTCTCCTCTGGTGAGAAGTAGAATACATGTGAtggaaatttctttaaaaaaaagaaaaaaagggaacttcaagttttatattattttagaaTTCCCGGGGACACGTACACCTCACAAAAATGGGGAGGATGATGTGCTTTTTTAAATATGGGCCATCTGTCATTAATATATCTAAATTATCATAATTTATATTAGATTCCAATTATGAGATATAATAATTTAAGCAAACTACAGGCTGCTATAAAATTGTGCCTGGCTATTTAAGAATTTGTACATGAATACCTGCTTCATTTGAGAAGCATAACTACTAATAATACAGCAAGTTATCAGAAAAGTTAATAATCACATGACAATTATTTTGAGAGCAAATGAAAAAGTTGTACCTGAGCTATTACTAAGATTGATGTGAAATACTTGAGCTCTGAGGTATGTATGAATTCATCAATTAGGAACCTATTTTTTTCACAAACAGAAGAGGAATGAAGACCCACAGTTTCATTACAGGCAAAGGTTTTGCTAAAATTATCAATTCATTTAGCATCAACCTGAAACCACAAGTACTTTGCACCTGCAATTCTTCTTCTGTAATTGCTCTTCTGTAATTCCTGTGTGGAAAAAAGCTAGCTAGCTAGGCAGAATTCCCCTGAATAAAACTAAAATTTATCCATTATTTGATCAAAGAACGATGAAGATTTTGTGGGTTACATTGAAAGCAACTATCAAAGACTTTGGACTTGCATCCTCCTGAGTTGGAGGACTGTACAGCTGAAGAATCCAGAGACACATAGTTACTGAAGATCCACTATCCAGTCTCACTCTGGTCAGACACCAGCACTACTTTAGCTGTAGTAAAGTCTGCGGAAACATCAACTGCCTTATGCAGTCTGTGCGTGTCACCCGATATTAAACCCACTTAAGTGAAGTTCTGACCTGTGTACTGCAGAGCTGCCCTGTAGAAGAGTGCTCCCGAATGTAATACACCTCATTTCTCTAAGCCAATACACCCTTAGCTTCTCCAGCTACAAAGCCATCTTGCAGAAAACATGAGCACAACATGGACCAGTCTTGCCTTCCCAAGTCAACAAGCGTCATGGAAGAAATGCTCTGCTGTGTACGAACTCCCCACTCACCCCAGGTGAGGCTGTGCTTTGTAGGCAGAGGTaacatcttttattagaccagctAATATACATCTCCCCTATTCTCCTTAGATGACTGACTACAGCTGATCCATTTTGGTGTTACCATTATATGATACTTCCCTCTTGCTGGTTTCAAATCAGAATCACACTGTTTTGCCacaactgttgtttttttttccagtgatccAACACAACACTACATTGCCCAGCAGCATAGATACAATTGCAGTGCCTCCAGTTTCATCCCTGGCAGTTCCTGCCAGGCTCTTTTGCATTGTTTATAACAGAAACACAAGTCATATTAAAAACTGCACAACACAGAAGAagcataaaatacattatttttacagtGCAGTGTATGTGTTGCTCAGCCTTGCATTCGGTTCATCCAATGCTCTGATGgcttaaattaaaaatgctgccATCAACTTCTATTTGCCTCATCTGCCCTGTTCAGCCTACCAGCCTTCCTAGAGACCGGAGACCGAGCTCATGTTCAAAGCATTTCTCCTACATTCAGATAAATGGCATATGTTCTTTTTTGTTGAATAATAAAAGCAGCTTGCAGACATGCTCATGCAGGTACATACATGCAGCCAAAAGTCAGCCTGCCCCAGACTGAGATCTTAATCACACTATTGTTAGGCACACAGCTGGAAGGGGAAACTGCTGTAAACACCTGTTTTGCAGAGACTGAGATTAATTTTACAAGAACACCTCTTGTAGAAATAGTTTGCAGGCTTCAAAATAACGTGAAAGACTAAGCCAAAAATATAAGCATGTGCCTCCTCCTTATTCTTTCTGAGTTGCCACATCACTCTGGGGTTTGTGCATGACTCCCCAGGAAgcagtttaataaatatttcacacTAGCCAAAGTTTTCTAATCTGTATCCTAGAATTAAGTACCCAAATAGGAAATGATGCAAATTTCAGAGGTGGTTATTGCCCACATCTTTCAAACTGTTCAGGTCTCGGGAACATGCACAGCCAAGGGTGAGGCAAGATTCCACACATATTATTCCAATTATGGCCAGCCACATTTTGCCTCCCTCAAAAACTTAAGACACCACCACCATGTCTAATTACAGAAACATGCAAAGTGATAAAAGCCTAGATAAAGGAACGATTTCCTTCTCATTCACATTTTGCTTGAATTTTGCCCCTCCAGCACCATCTCTATCGTGGATCTCAATACCTCAAATATGCTTGGCTTGCAGACCCCTGAACTGTTTTGGGTGCCTCCAAAAGTGACAGTCCAAAAATATAACAGTCAGATGTTAGTAAGCAATGAAAACATCAGCCTACTCGACGCTACAATCCTAGTGAAGAGAAGGTGTAGGAATATCTAATTGTATTTCTTTAGCCTCATCCTGAACAAAGAACATACAGTACAAGGCACATGAAGAGATTTCAAATTCATGCTTtctatac
This genomic interval carries:
- the BASP1 gene encoding brain acid soluble protein 1 — protein: MGGKLSKKKKGYSVNDEKAKDKDKKAEGAATEEEETPKEAEDAQQTTETTEVKENNKEEKGEKDTQVAANKTEEKEGEKEKTATQEETQKPEPEKSEAVVDAKVEPQKNNEQAAKQEEPTAASAPAASSEAPKTSEPSNDAKASQPSEATAPSKADDKSKEEGEAKKTEAPATPAAQETKSEVAPASDSKPSSSEAAPSSKETAATAAPSSTAKASDPAAPPEEAKPSEVPATNSDQTIAVQD